CTGATTTGTCTGCTTTGCAGTCTGGGTTCAATTGCTTTGGAATATTATTTCTTTCATGAAGCCCAAGCAGCCTTTAACATGAGTTTGATGCTGCTCATTACGCTATTTTACCCTTATATGGCCTATATCCAGTATCAGGCCAAGTTCAGTTCCAAAGTCTATGCCGCACATCTACAGCACTGTCTGTATCTGCACATTCCAATCTTCTTGGGTCTTCTAGTTAACCTTTATCTGATTCATTCAGACTGGCTGGTTATTCTGAGTATGCTGCTGGTTTCGGTTTTATTAGGTGGAGCTACTATTTTAGAGCCGTTTTTTAAGCCTAATACAAGCGTTCTGGATCAGGTTCGACTGCAAAAACTTCGCCAGCTCGCCTTCTGGGCCTATCAGCAATCGCGTTCTCAGTCTCCACAATATGTCCCCGATCAACCTGATCTGCCCGCCTATTATAAAAGCCTTCATATACGCTGCATGCAGGAAGAACAGCAACTTCTTCAGCGTATCCGCTTCACCAGCTTTAAAGACTATTTTAAGAACACATAAAAAAGCCCTGTATTTACAGGGCTTGAAATGATTGGGTGTTACCATTCACGGTTAGCGACCAGCTCTTCCACCTCGAGATCAAACAGACCAAGCTCCTGTACCACCATCATCATGGCTTCTGCAATATAATCTGCAGCCGTACCATCCAGAGAAGAATCCAGATCTTCAAACTGCGGCTTCATGGCATTAATTTCAGCAACCGCAAGATGTGCAAGTGGATATACCTCTTGCTCAGTCAAACCGGACTTTGACACTTTTTCAGCGAAACGCTCAATGTGCTGCTTAACCTCAGCAACCAGAATATCGGGATAATATTCATCATCGAACATAGGGAGAAGTAAATCTGCAAACATTACAGGTACTCTAAAAGATGATAGTCAAATAAGCGTGCTGTATAACACATTGCTGATCAAAAGCCAAACAGCCCGCTGTGGCCACCTGTCTTCCAGTTATTAAATTGCCTGCTGCATCGCCTGCCAGATCTTGATTGCGTCTACGGTGGCTTTTACATCATGGACACGCACCATGCAGGCCCCTTGCTGGATACTGAGTAAATGTGCGGTTGCCGAGCCTACTGCGCGCTGCTCTGGGTCTGTAGCGTCCAATACCGCTCCAATAAAACGTTTACGTGATAATGCCGATAAAATCGGATAGCCCATCTCAGTCAGTTTATAAAACTCTTGAAGTAATTTCAGATTTTGCTGGGCATTTTTAGCAAAGCCAAAGCCTGGATCAATCATGATATGTTCAGGCCTAACTCCCGCGTCCAGAGCATCCTGAACCCGCTGGCCCAGTTCACGCATGACGTCCTTAGTGACATCCTGATATTGATCTAGATTGTTCATGGTGGTCGGCTCACCACGCATGTGCATGACAATCACGGGGATATTCAACTCTGCCGCAGTTGCTAATGCCAGCGGACGAGTCAGCGCACGTACATCATTCCAGATATGTGCGCCTGCTTTGACCGCAGCCTTAATCACTTCTGGCTCTGAAGTATCAATGGAGATAATCACATCATGTTTGGCCAGTGCCTCAACCACCGGCACCACTCGACGGATTTCTTCTTCTACTGTGACTACAGATGCACCGGGACGGGTAGATTCCCCACCAATATCAATAACTGTTGCACCTTCTGCTAGCATAGCCAGTGCCCGCACGAGTGCAGCATCTTTAGAGTTGTGTCGTCCGCCATCGCTAAAGGAATCTGGAGTCACATTTAAAATCCCCATTACCTGCGGCTGAGACAAATCCAGGGTTAAACGACCAAAATTCCAGATTTGTGGACGTAGCGGCTTCAGCTGCATGTGTAATCTCCATGATAAATTTGCGACTTATTGTCCATGTTCTATCAGACAACGCAAGCTGTGTTCTGCCTGGCCTGTAAAAGAATCAGGCATGATGTTCTGAAAACTGCTCTAGTTTGGCTTTTACCTCGAACCATTCGTTCTGAAGAGTACTAAACATCACCGTATCACGAATGGTCTTGCCATCTTTTCTTAGGGTATGA
The nucleotide sequence above comes from Acinetobacter sp. 10FS3-1. Encoded proteins:
- a CDS encoding DUF5713 family protein, whose translation is MFADLLLPMFDDEYYPDILVAEVKQHIERFAEKVSKSGLTEQEVYPLAHLAVAEINAMKPQFEDLDSSLDGTAADYIAEAMMMVVQELGLFDLEVEELVANREW
- the folP gene encoding dihydropteroate synthase; its protein translation is MQLKPLRPQIWNFGRLTLDLSQPQVMGILNVTPDSFSDGGRHNSKDAALVRALAMLAEGATVIDIGGESTRPGASVVTVEEEIRRVVPVVEALAKHDVIISIDTSEPEVIKAAVKAGAHIWNDVRALTRPLALATAAELNIPVIVMHMRGEPTTMNNLDQYQDVTKDVMRELGQRVQDALDAGVRPEHIMIDPGFGFAKNAQQNLKLLQEFYKLTEMGYPILSALSRKRFIGAVLDATDPEQRAVGSATAHLLSIQQGACMVRVHDVKATVDAIKIWQAMQQAI